The following nucleotide sequence is from Alteromonas sp. V450.
GACCTCTCCCGATACTTTTGCAATCGGGTCTAATGTTAACTGCTCCATTTTATCCATTCACTCTTTCAAATTCGCGCATAAATTCAACTAGCGCAACAATGCCCTCTACTGGCATTGCATTGTAAATACTGGCACGCATGCCCCCTACTGAACGATGCCCTTTAAGTGCAAGTAACCCTGCTTCTTGTGACTGCTTAAGGAACAGCCCATCAAGTTCGGTATTGGCTAAATGAAACGGCACGTTCATTTTTGAACGGTTGTCAGGGTGAACTTTGCTTGAATAAAAGTCAGAGCTGTCGATGGCTGAATATAATAACGCTGCCTTTTCAGCATTGCGTTTAGCCATAGCGTCTACGCCGCCCATATCTTTAAGCCATTCAAATACAAGCCCCGCTAAATACCATGAGAACGTTGGCGGTGTGTTGTACATAGAGTCAGACTTTGCCGCTAATGCATAATCAAAAATTGACGGCGTTTCTTTGCGTGCTTTGCCAACTAAGTCTTCGCGAACAATTACAACTGATAAGCCACTTGGGCCGATATTCTTTTGTGCGCCGGCGTATATGACGCCATGCTTTGCTACATCTAACGGCTGAGACAATATTGTCGAAGACATATCAGAAACCAGTGGCACCTTGCCCGACTCTGGTAGCCAATCGAAAGCAATTCCGTCAACGGTTTCATTTGGACAAAAATGGTAATACGCGGCTGACTGGTCTATGTCGCTCAACTGAGGTGGCGCAATATAATGTAGGCCATCTTTTTCAGATACTTCACCTACAACAACGGCACGATTGTATTTATTTGCTTCGTCTACTGCTCCCTTTGACCAAGAGCCACTGACTAAATGCAGACTAGTGTCATTGACAGTAGATAAGTTAAGAGGAACAGCTGCAAATTGCCCTCGCCCACCACCGTGCGTGAACAGCACATGGTAGTTTGACGGAATAGATAGTAGGTCGCGTAAGTCCTGTTCTGCTTTTGCGGCTATCTCAATGAAGTCTTTGCCACGGTGGCTCACTTCCATTACAGAGCAGCCTAGGTCGCGCCAATTTGTAAATTCTGATTGTGCTTTTTCCATGACTTCTTTTGGAAGCATGGCGGGGCCAGCACTAAAGTTAAAAACCTCTTTCATCGCGTTTTTCAACACCTGTAGATAATTACCGTTTAACTCGCTTTGTTTTCAACGTTTTGCGGGTCTATTAGGTAAACAAGCGGCTTAAGCCGCTTGTTTGAAAGAACACTGATAATGCGCAAGTATGAATACCTGCGCCCTATCCCTACTCTTCTGTCGTTGAGCCGTCACCGTCTTCTGCGGTGTTCTCTTGCTCTTGAACAGCAGTTTCTGCTTGTTCTGGCGCATCGTCTGAAATGATTGGGTTACCGTCTTCGTCGAATTCTTGTAACTCTTCCACTTCTTCAATACGCTGTAACCCTACAACGTGCTCACCTTCTACTGTACGTATCAAGCGAACGCCCTGTGTGTTACGGCCTACTACTGACACTTCGCCTACACGGGTACGAACCAGTGTACCTTGGTCACTAATAAGCATAATTTCGTTGGTCTCGTCTACCTGAACCGCACCAACCACTTTACCGTTACGCTCAGACACCTTGATTGACACAACACCTTGTGTCGCACGGCTCTTCGCAGGGTAATCTTCAAGCGGAGTACGCTTACCGAAACCATTCTCTGTCGCTGTTAGGATTGGGCCGTCGCCTTTTGGAACAATAAGTGATACCACTTTTTGTCCATCTTGCAGACGAATACCGCGAACACCTGTTGCCGTTCTTCCCATTGGACGAAGTGCCAGAAGCTCTTCACCCGTCTCTGGGTCACGCTTAACTTCACCGGTTTCGCTGTCGCGAAGCTTCTCGTTAAAGCGAACTACTTTACCCGCGTCAGAGAACAACATGATGTCGTCATCACCGTGGGTAATATCAACACCAATTAGCTCATCACCTTCATTTAGGTTAACAGCGATAATACCGCTTGAACGAGGGCGAGAGTATAGGCTTAGGTCAGTCTTTTTAACTGTACCGTTTGCCGTTGCCATCAGTACAAACTTGCCTTCTTCAAATTCTTTAATAGGAAGAATAGCAGTAATACGTTCGTTTTCTTCAAGCGGTAGAATGTTAACGATTGGGCGTCCGCGCGCATTACGGCTAGCAAACGGCAATTGATACACTTTCAACCAGTACAAGCGACCACGGGTTGAGAAGCAAAGTATGTGATCGTGGGTATTCGCTACCAGTAACCTTTCAATGAAATCTTCATCTTTCATCTTGGTTGCTGATTTACCACGGCCACCACGACGCTGTGCTTCGTAGTCTGTAAGCTTTTGATATTTCACATACCCTTCGCGAGAAAGCGTTACAACAACGTCTTCTTGCTCAATAAGATCTTCAATATCGATATCGTGACTTGCTGCCGTAATTTCAGTACGACGCTCATCACCAAATTCATCACGCACTTTTTCAAGTTCTTCTTGAATCACTTCCATCAAGCGCTCTGGGCTATTTAGGATGTGAAGAAGCTCTGCGATGATCTCTAGAAGTTGCTTATATTCTTCTAGAATTTTCTCGTGCTCAAGGCCCGTTAGCTTGTGTAAGCGCAGGTCAAGAATAGCTTGCGCTTGCTGCTCAGTAAGGTAGTACTTGCCGTCGCGAATACCAAATTCTGGCATTAGCCAGTCAGGGCGTGCAGCGTCATCGCCTGCGCGCTCAAGCATTTGTGCTACGTCGCCTAAGTCCCAACCTTGTGCCACAAGCGATTTCTTGGCATCTGCTGGGCTTTGTGACGCTTTAATCAACTCGATAATCGGGTCGATATTTGCAAGCGCGATTGCCAAACCTTCAAGGATATGAGCACGGTCACGGGCTTTACGTAATTCAAAAACAGTACGACGAGTAACCACTTCACGACGGTGAAGGATAAACGCTTCAAGCGTTTCTTTAAGGTTAAATACCTTTGGCTGACCGTTATCAAGCGCAACCATGTTAATACCGAATACCGTTTGAAGCTGGGTATTCGCGTATAAATGATTCAGTAGGACTTCGGCAGATTCGTTGCGTTTAACTTCGATAACAATACGCATACCGTCTTTATCAGACTCATCGCGCAGTGCAGAAACGCCTTCAATGCGTTTTTCTTTTACCAGTTCAGCAATCTTTTCAATAAGACGCGCCTTGTTAACCTGGTAAGGGATCTCGTGAACAACAATGGTTTCTTTGCCGTTGCTGTCAGTCTCAATTTCCGCTTTAGCACGAAGATAGATTTTACCGCGACCTGTGCGATACGCATCTTCAATACCTTTGCGACCGCTGATCATTGCTGCCGTTGGGAAGTCAGGACCTGGAATGTGGGTCATTAGATCATCAATGGTTATTGATGGATCTTGAATCAACGCTACGCAACCGTTGATCACTTCGGTTAGGTTATGAGGCGGAATATTCGTTGCCATACCAACCGCGATACCCGACGAGCCATTAACAAGAAGGTTAGGCACCTTCGTTGGCAACACTTCAGGGATATGCTCTGTACCATCGTAGTTAGGTACGAAATCAACGGTTTCTTTATCTAAATCGGCGAGTAATTCGTGCGCGATTTTTGCCATGCGAACTTCGGTATAACGCATCGCAGCAGCTGAGTCGCCGTCTACTGATCCGAAGTTACCCTGACCGTCTACTAGCATATAACGAAGTGAGAACGGTTGCGCCATACGAACAATAGTGTCGTAAACTGCAGAGTCACCGTGAGGGTGATATTTACCAATTACGTCACCTACCACACGGGCAGATTTTTTGTATGGCTTGTTAAAGTCGTTTTTCAGTTCGTTCATTGCGAACAGCACACGACGGTGCACTGGCTTCAAGCCATCTCTTACATCAGGCAAGGCTCGCCCGACAATAACGCTCATCGCGTAATCAAGGTAAGAATTTTTTAACTCTTCCTCAATATTAACGGGGAGGATTTCTTTAGCGTTATCAGACATAAACTGCTTAATCCCTTTATCTTGGTTTGTTCTGCGTTATCCAGCGCTTAGCTTCACATCATTGTGAAAACAAGGCATGGGCGCGCACTGTTATTATTATGTGGGTCATAATCGTACTTCGAGTGTACCACTTGATGACAGAATTATGTAGCGCTTAATTACGCTTATTAATCAACTAAAAGGCAAGCGATTATTTTTCACTCACACCTTGTTATATTTTGTCTATTTCTGATTAAAAACAGTAAAACGCAGCGTCAATTTACGATAATCTAAAAAGAGATGTATTAAGGATTAGTTTACTCATGACGAATGTCGATCAACAAGAAATTAATAAGTTCTCAGAGCTCGCTTCTCGCTGGTGGGATCCAGAGGGAGAGTTTAAGCCATTACACCTTATAAACCCGCTTCGTTTAGATTTTATAAACCAACACAGCAAAGGCTTGTTTGATAAAAGCGTTGTTGACATCGGCTGTGGCGGCGGCATTTTAGCAGAATCGATGGCACGTGCGGGAGCAACAGTGACAGGTTTAGATATGGCTGAGGCGTCGTTAGAAGTGGCAAAACTTCACGGTTTAGAATCGGGCGTTAAGGTTGATTACGTATGCTCTACGGCTGAAGCGTTTGCAGAAGCAAATGCAGGTAAGTTTGACGTAGTTACCTGTATGGAAATGCTAGAACACGTGCCTGAGCCAGCTTCTGTAGTTATGGCCTGTGCTAAATTAGTCAAACCCGGCGGCCATGTTTTCTTTTCCACACTTAATCGGAATCTCAAATCTTATCTGATGGGGATCGTAGGTGCGGAATATATTCTTAAATTAGTGCCTAAAGGAACTCACGATCACAGCAAGTTCATCAAACCGTCTGAACTTATGTCGATGACCGACAATGCCGGCCTGCTTCCACGCGACATGACAGGTTTGCACATGGACCCAATTTCGCAGGGCTTTTATCTTTCGTCTAATAATGTAGACGTTAACTACTTGCTATATACAGAAGCGCAAAGTTAATTTAACACTACATATTGGGTTGCGGCGATAATTTAAACACCATATATCGTGCTTGTATAAAAACTGAATTCTAAGAATAAATTAATTTTTACGTCGAAGATTTTGATTAAAACGCTTGCAATCCAGATATTTTACGCTTGTAGAACGCTAAAAAGTTAGCTGTTACTAACATAAATTTCGTGCCAATCTGAGTGCTGGAAATACCACCAGATATTGGGTTGCATTAAGTCTAA
It contains:
- the ubiG gene encoding bifunctional 2-polyprenyl-6-hydroxyphenol methylase/3-demethylubiquinol 3-O-methyltransferase UbiG, with product MTNVDQQEINKFSELASRWWDPEGEFKPLHLINPLRLDFINQHSKGLFDKSVVDIGCGGGILAESMARAGATVTGLDMAEASLEVAKLHGLESGVKVDYVCSTAEAFAEANAGKFDVVTCMEMLEHVPEPASVVMACAKLVKPGGHVFFSTLNRNLKSYLMGIVGAEYILKLVPKGTHDHSKFIKPSELMSMTDNAGLLPRDMTGLHMDPISQGFYLSSNNVDVNYLLYTEAQS
- the gyrA gene encoding DNA topoisomerase (ATP-hydrolyzing) subunit A, with product MSDNAKEILPVNIEEELKNSYLDYAMSVIVGRALPDVRDGLKPVHRRVLFAMNELKNDFNKPYKKSARVVGDVIGKYHPHGDSAVYDTIVRMAQPFSLRYMLVDGQGNFGSVDGDSAAAMRYTEVRMAKIAHELLADLDKETVDFVPNYDGTEHIPEVLPTKVPNLLVNGSSGIAVGMATNIPPHNLTEVINGCVALIQDPSITIDDLMTHIPGPDFPTAAMISGRKGIEDAYRTGRGKIYLRAKAEIETDSNGKETIVVHEIPYQVNKARLIEKIAELVKEKRIEGVSALRDESDKDGMRIVIEVKRNESAEVLLNHLYANTQLQTVFGINMVALDNGQPKVFNLKETLEAFILHRREVVTRRTVFELRKARDRAHILEGLAIALANIDPIIELIKASQSPADAKKSLVAQGWDLGDVAQMLERAGDDAARPDWLMPEFGIRDGKYYLTEQQAQAILDLRLHKLTGLEHEKILEEYKQLLEIIAELLHILNSPERLMEVIQEELEKVRDEFGDERRTEITAASHDIDIEDLIEQEDVVVTLSREGYVKYQKLTDYEAQRRGGRGKSATKMKDEDFIERLLVANTHDHILCFSTRGRLYWLKVYQLPFASRNARGRPIVNILPLEENERITAILPIKEFEEGKFVLMATANGTVKKTDLSLYSRPRSSGIIAVNLNEGDELIGVDITHGDDDIMLFSDAGKVVRFNEKLRDSETGEVKRDPETGEELLALRPMGRTATGVRGIRLQDGQKVVSLIVPKGDGPILTATENGFGKRTPLEDYPAKSRATQGVVSIKVSERNGKVVGAVQVDETNEIMLISDQGTLVRTRVGEVSVVGRNTQGVRLIRTVEGEHVVGLQRIEEVEELQEFDEDGNPIISDDAPEQAETAVQEQENTAEDGDGSTTEE
- the serC gene encoding 3-phosphoserine/phosphohydroxythreonine transaminase, coding for MKEVFNFSAGPAMLPKEVMEKAQSEFTNWRDLGCSVMEVSHRGKDFIEIAAKAEQDLRDLLSIPSNYHVLFTHGGGRGQFAAVPLNLSTVNDTSLHLVSGSWSKGAVDEANKYNRAVVVGEVSEKDGLHYIAPPQLSDIDQSAAYYHFCPNETVDGIAFDWLPESGKVPLVSDMSSTILSQPLDVAKHGVIYAGAQKNIGPSGLSVVIVREDLVGKARKETPSIFDYALAAKSDSMYNTPPTFSWYLAGLVFEWLKDMGGVDAMAKRNAEKAALLYSAIDSSDFYSSKVHPDNRSKMNVPFHLANTELDGLFLKQSQEAGLLALKGHRSVGGMRASIYNAMPVEGIVALVEFMREFERVNG